Proteins encoded within one genomic window of Theobroma cacao cultivar B97-61/B2 chromosome 7, Criollo_cocoa_genome_V2, whole genome shotgun sequence:
- the LOC18594481 gene encoding putative F-box protein At5g55150, with product MTSPSSWSDLPVEILLLIFDFAKDPIDILRCGAVCKSWLPTALQVYRRFFPLCFIQPEKDIDDNLVFFNILNKETRKIHLPEAMGKCISCSCNGWLLIVDDFGFPCGMHLLNIFSRTQILLPPSSSLPISFPDPHDKFRLIHFQCKLLLSGCPTVSDCMILLLLAHGSHDESPCAIAFCKPGDESWAWFLCKTPDWKISDAILNNGSIYASRKFPPAVISVKEDETIPVPEPILTHNIDGAFLVNSLNGHLLLVCYRREDPDGKLFDVFEFVISTEECNEVNDLDGCTLFMSPNGNHLAKTGNFETSFKGNCIYFFRHSEGDYLIYDMETRHSEIVPSRGLPGDGSSLILWVNPDV from the coding sequence ATGACTTCACCGTCCTCTTGGTCTGATCTTCCCGTAGAGATTTTGCTTTTGATCTTTGATTTTGCGAAAGATCCTATCGACATTCTTCGGTGTGGTGCTGTTTGTAAATCATGGCTACCGACTGCCTTACAGGTATATCGAAGATTTTTCCCTCTATGCTTCATTCAACCTGAGAAAGATATAGATGATAATCTTGTCttctttaatatattaaacaaAGAAACGCGAAAGATTCACCTACCTGAAGCTATGGGAAAGTGTATTAGCTGTTCCTGCAATGGTTGGCTGTTGATCGTGGACGATTTTGGTTTCCCATGTGGGATGCATCTTTTGAATATATTCTCAAGAACTCAAATCCTTCTTCCACCCTCATCGTCTTTACCAATATCATTTCCTGATCCACATGATAAGTTCAGATTAATTCATTTCCAGTGTAAATTACTTCTATCAGGCTGTCCTACAGTTTCAGACTGCatgattcttcttcttcttgctCATGGTTCACATGATGAAAGCCCATGCGCAATAGCCTTCTGCAAACCAGGCGACGAAAGTTGGGCTTGGTTTTTGTGCAAGACTCCCGATTGGAAAATCTCTGATGCTATCCTGAACAATGGTAGCATTTATGCCAGCAGGAAGTTTCCACCTGCTGTAATTTCCGTAAAAGAAGATGAAACAATCCCAGTCCCTGAGCCCATTTTGACTCATAATATTGATGGTGCTTTCTTAGTAAACTCGCTTAATGGTCATCTTTTGTTAGTTTGCTATAGAAGAGAGGATCCTGATGGTAAACTCTTTGATGTTTTCGAGTTCGTTATTTCTACGGAAGAATGTAATGAAGTGAATGATTTGGATGGTTGTACACTCTTTATGAGCCCCAATGGTAACCATCTAGCAAAGActggaaattttgaaacttcCTTTAAGGGTAACTGCATCTATTTCTTCAGACATTCGGAAGGGGACTATCTTATATATGATATGGAAACAAGGCACTCCGAGATTGTGCCTAGTCGAGGCCTTCCTGGAGATGGGAGCTCTTTAATCCTTTGGGTCAATCCTGATGTCTAA